The genomic window ACGGGGCATGACCTTGGAAGCTTTTCAATATCTGATCAACCGCATGTTGACCCGCGGCGACAGCAACGAAAATTCCGAACGTGTCTTGGTTGATGTGGGCGATTATGTAGACCGCCGCCGGGGAATGCTTCGGGATATGGCGCTGTCCATGGCGCAAAAAGCAAAAGATACCAATCGTAATGTGCGCCTGAAACCACTGAGCCCGCAAGATCGCCGTATCATTCATCTTTCCTTGGAAAAAGACAAGCAAATACGCACCTTCAGCACAGGCGATTCCCTGTTTCGAACCATTGTCATCAGCCCTTTGGGAGAGCGAAAAGGCAATAATCAGCGTCATAATTCCGCCGGCAATCGAAACAAACGCAGGGAAGGGAATGCGAATTCCCCGGAAGAATGATGCACTACGCATCTACAGAAGACACCATAACCGCCATATCCACACCACCCGGTGAGGGCGGTATCGGCATTGTCCGTGTAAGCGGTCCCGACGCCTTTGTTATTGCCCGCGCCATTTTCGTCTCCTCGAAAGGGCGCACTCCGGACAAAGGCAAACAACGGGTCTTTCATGGACATGTCCATGATGCTTCCGGACGTACCCTTGACGAAATACTGCTTCATGTCATGCCTGCCCCCCATAGTTATACTGCGGAAGATGTCGTTGAATTTAACGGACACGTCGGCATGGTTCCTTTGAACGCTATTTTGGAAGAAACGCTGCGGCACGGCGCCCGTCTTGCGCGGCCCGGCGAATTTACATTGCGCGCCTTCTTAAACGGCCGTATGGATCTCACCCGTGCCGAAGCAGTCATTGATCTGATCCAAGCGCAAACGCGCCGCGCTTTGTCGGCGGCTAATAGCGTGGCTGAGGGCGCTTTATCCGAAACACTTTACGAGCTGCGCGAAATTTTGGCTGATTCCCTGGCACGTATCGAAGCGGCCGTCGATTTTCCGGAAGATGATTTGCCGGAACTCATCGATCACGCCCTGATACAGCGCCTTCAAGACGCGAATAAACAAATGAAGACGCTCTTGGAAACGGCGGAGACGGGCATCTTGCTGCGTGAAGGCGTGGGACTGGCGATCGTGGGGCGGCCCAATGTGGGCAAATCAAGCCTCTTCAACGCGCTGCTACGCGATACACGGGCTATCGTCTCGGAAGAAGCGGGAACCACGCGGGACCGTATCGAAGAGACCGCCTCGCTGGGCGGCATCCCCGTGCGTCTCACGGATACAGCCGGCATGAGAGAGGCGCAAAATATCGTTGAAGCGCAGGGGGTGCAATTGGCGCGCGACGCGGCACGGCAAGCCCGCTATATCTTATTTGTTGTGGACGGCTCTGCGTCGGAAACCGATGAAGACCGCCGTATCGCTGCTGAGC from Candidatus Hydrogenedentota bacterium includes these protein-coding regions:
- the mnmE gene encoding tRNA uridine-5-carboxymethylaminomethyl(34) synthesis GTPase MnmE; the protein is MMHYASTEDTITAISTPPGEGGIGIVRVSGPDAFVIARAIFVSSKGRTPDKGKQRVFHGHVHDASGRTLDEILLHVMPAPHSYTAEDVVEFNGHVGMVPLNAILEETLRHGARLARPGEFTLRAFLNGRMDLTRAEAVIDLIQAQTRRALSAANSVAEGALSETLYELREILADSLARIEAAVDFPEDDLPELIDHALIQRLQDANKQMKTLLETAETGILLREGVGLAIVGRPNVGKSSLFNALLRDTRAIVSEEAGTTRDRIEETASLGGIPVRLTDTAGMREAQNIVEAQGVQLARDAARQARYILFVVDGSASETDEDRRIAAELRDLGTPVLLIRNKIDLRQGSPLPQEHGFTAPHFALVCDVSAKTGEGLHRLEKELSQLL